Proteins from a genomic interval of Channa argus isolate prfri chromosome 11, Channa argus male v1.0, whole genome shotgun sequence:
- the araf gene encoding serine/threonine-protein kinase A-Raf isoform X1 codes for MSSTSSSYSSSGETSPEDTPRGGGTIRVYLPNKQRTVVNVRQGQTVYESLDKALKVRGLSQDCCAVFRLLEGRKRLTDWDTDITPLVGEELLVEVLDDIPLTMHNFVRKTFFKLAYCDFCHKFLFNGFRCQTCGYKFHQHCSSKVPTVCVDMDTVSKRLVQLSYVLSRCDANPCTDEYPQILLPENSPSQSNLPLTPEPTGRDLLSPTSAFHFPMPGGEGQSLQRHRSTSTPNVHMVSTVGPVGVSIIEEALKFNNTMGPEPSPKPSTSPPSSLGSPGRKPPKSPSEHKERKPSSSDDKKKVHRGGYRDSSYYWEVHSKEVTIQKRIGAGSFGTVFKGKWHGDVAIKILKVTEPTPEQLQAFKNEMQVLRKTRHVNILLFMGYMTKPNFAIITQWCEGSSLYRHLHVTETKFDTMRRIDVARQTAQGMDYLHAKNIIHRDLKSNNIFLHEGWTVKIGDFGLATVKSRWSGSQQVEQPSGSILWMAPEVIRMQDSNPYTFQSDVYGYGVVLYELMSGTLPYSNINNRDQSSLCQIIFMVGRGYLSPDLSKLYSTSPKSMKRLIVDCLKFKRDERPLFPQILVAIEQVQDLLPKIERSRSEPSLHRAVHAEDLNPLLFHTTRLLPL; via the exons GTGAATGTTCGCCAAGGACAGACTGTGTACGAGAGTCTAGACAAAGCTCTTAAAGTGAGAGGCCTAAGCCAAGACTGCTGTGCTGTATTTCGTCTTTTGGAAGG TCGTAAGAGACTCACAGACTGGGACACGGACATCACTCCTCTGGTTGGAGAGGAGCTGTTAGTTGAGGTCCTAGATGATATTCCCCTCACCATGCACAACTTT GTACGGAAAACCTTCTTCAAGCTAGCTTACTGTGATTTTTGCCACAAGTTTCTTTTTAATGGCTTCAGATGTCAGACATGTGGATACAAATTTCACCAGCACTGCAGTAGCAAGGTCcctactgtgtgtgtggacatggaCACTGTGAGCAAACG TCTTGTCCAACTCTCCTATGTTTTGTCTAGGTGTGATGCTAATCCTTGCACAGATGAGTACCCACAAATACTATTGCCAGAAAATTCCCCATCACAGAGCAATCTACCCTTAACCCCAGAGCCTACTGG GAGGGACCTCTTGTCCCCCACCTCAGCCTTTCACTTCCCCATGCCTGGTGGAGAGGGCCAGTCTCTACAGAGGCATCGCTCCACTTCCACTCCCAATGTTCATATGGTCAGCACAGTGGGCCCTGTTGGTGTCAGCATCATAGAG GAAGCACTAAAATTCAACAACACAATGG GTCCAGAACCCTCACCGAAGCCCTCCACCAGCCCACCCTCTTCTCTTGGCTCTCCAGGTAGAAAACCACCAAAGTCTCCTTCAGAGCACAAGGAGCGTAAGCCATCATCTTCTGACGACAAAAAGAAAGTG CACCGAGGAGGCTACAGAGACTCGAGTTACTACTGGGAGGTCCACTCGAAGGAAGTCACCATTCAGAAGAGAATAGGCGCTGGTTcttttggaacagtttttaagGGCAAGTGGCATGGAGACGTGGCAATCAAGATACTTAAAGTCACCGAACCAACACCTGAGCAGTTGCAGGCCttcaaaaatgaaatgcaggTCTTAAG GAAGACACGCCACGTCAACATCCTGCTGTTCATGGGCTACATGACTAAGCCCAATTTTGCCATCATCACACAATGGTGTGAAGGCAGCAGCCTGTATCGACATCTGCACGTAACAGAAACAAAGTTTGACACTATGCGTCGCATTGATGTGGCCAGACAGACGGCACAGGGCATGGA ttATCTTCATGCGAAGAACATCATTCATCGAGATTTGAAATCAAACA ATATTTTTCTTCATGAGGGCTGGACTGTGAAGATCGGGGACTTTGGCTTGGCAACGGTAAAGTCTAGGTGGAGTGGCTCTCAACAGGTAGAACAACCTAGTGGGTCCATTCTCTGGATG GCTCCTGAGGTCATCCGGATGCAGGATAGCAACCCATATACGTTCCAGTCTGATGTTTACGGCTATGGAGTAGTTCTGTATGAGCTGATGTCAGGGACCCTGCCTTACTCCAATATCAACAACAGAGACCAG TCTTCTCTTTGTCAGATAATCTTTATGGTTGGACGTGGTTACTTGTCTCCTGACCTCAGTAAGCTGTATAGTACCTCCCCCAAGTCAATGAAAAGGCTTATTGTTGACTGCCTGAAGTTCAAACGTGATGAGAGGCCCCTGTTTCCACAG ATTCTAGTGGCCATAGAGCAGGTGCAAGACCTGCTGCCGAAAATTGAGCGGAGTCGCTCAGAGCCCTCGCTCCATCGGGCCGTCCATGCTGAGGACCTGAATCCCCTCCTATTCCACACCACCAGGCTGTTGCCCCTCTAA
- the araf gene encoding serine/threonine-protein kinase A-Raf isoform X2, whose amino-acid sequence MSSTSSSYSSSGETSPEDTPRGGGTIRVYLPNKQRTVVNVRQGQTVYESLDKALKVRGLSQDCCAVFRLLEGRKRLTDWDTDITPLVGEELLVEVLDDIPLTMHNFVRKTFFKLAYCDFCHKFLFNGFRCQTCGYKFHQHCSSKVPTVCVDMDTVSKRLVQLSYVLSRCDANPCTDEYPQILLPENSPSQSNLPLTPEPTGRDLLSPTSAFHFPMPGGEGQSLQRHRSTSTPNVHMVSTVGPVGVSIIEEALKFNNTMGPEPSPKPSTSPPSSLGSPGRKPPKSPSEHKERKPSSSDDKKKVHRGGYRDSSYYWEVHSKEVTIQKRIGAGSFGTVFKGKWHGDVAIKILKVTEPTPEQLQAFKNEMQVLRKTRHVNILLFMGYMTKPNFAIITQWCEGSSLYRHLHVTETKFDTMRRIDVARQTAQGMDYLHAKNIIHRDLKSNNIFLHEGWTVKIGDFGLATVKSRWSGSQQVEQPSGSILWMAPEVIRMQDSNPYTFQSDVYGYGVVLYELMSGTLPYSNINNRDQIIFMVGRGYLSPDLSKLYSTSPKSMKRLIVDCLKFKRDERPLFPQILVAIEQVQDLLPKIERSRSEPSLHRAVHAEDLNPLLFHTTRLLPL is encoded by the exons GTGAATGTTCGCCAAGGACAGACTGTGTACGAGAGTCTAGACAAAGCTCTTAAAGTGAGAGGCCTAAGCCAAGACTGCTGTGCTGTATTTCGTCTTTTGGAAGG TCGTAAGAGACTCACAGACTGGGACACGGACATCACTCCTCTGGTTGGAGAGGAGCTGTTAGTTGAGGTCCTAGATGATATTCCCCTCACCATGCACAACTTT GTACGGAAAACCTTCTTCAAGCTAGCTTACTGTGATTTTTGCCACAAGTTTCTTTTTAATGGCTTCAGATGTCAGACATGTGGATACAAATTTCACCAGCACTGCAGTAGCAAGGTCcctactgtgtgtgtggacatggaCACTGTGAGCAAACG TCTTGTCCAACTCTCCTATGTTTTGTCTAGGTGTGATGCTAATCCTTGCACAGATGAGTACCCACAAATACTATTGCCAGAAAATTCCCCATCACAGAGCAATCTACCCTTAACCCCAGAGCCTACTGG GAGGGACCTCTTGTCCCCCACCTCAGCCTTTCACTTCCCCATGCCTGGTGGAGAGGGCCAGTCTCTACAGAGGCATCGCTCCACTTCCACTCCCAATGTTCATATGGTCAGCACAGTGGGCCCTGTTGGTGTCAGCATCATAGAG GAAGCACTAAAATTCAACAACACAATGG GTCCAGAACCCTCACCGAAGCCCTCCACCAGCCCACCCTCTTCTCTTGGCTCTCCAGGTAGAAAACCACCAAAGTCTCCTTCAGAGCACAAGGAGCGTAAGCCATCATCTTCTGACGACAAAAAGAAAGTG CACCGAGGAGGCTACAGAGACTCGAGTTACTACTGGGAGGTCCACTCGAAGGAAGTCACCATTCAGAAGAGAATAGGCGCTGGTTcttttggaacagtttttaagGGCAAGTGGCATGGAGACGTGGCAATCAAGATACTTAAAGTCACCGAACCAACACCTGAGCAGTTGCAGGCCttcaaaaatgaaatgcaggTCTTAAG GAAGACACGCCACGTCAACATCCTGCTGTTCATGGGCTACATGACTAAGCCCAATTTTGCCATCATCACACAATGGTGTGAAGGCAGCAGCCTGTATCGACATCTGCACGTAACAGAAACAAAGTTTGACACTATGCGTCGCATTGATGTGGCCAGACAGACGGCACAGGGCATGGA ttATCTTCATGCGAAGAACATCATTCATCGAGATTTGAAATCAAACA ATATTTTTCTTCATGAGGGCTGGACTGTGAAGATCGGGGACTTTGGCTTGGCAACGGTAAAGTCTAGGTGGAGTGGCTCTCAACAGGTAGAACAACCTAGTGGGTCCATTCTCTGGATG GCTCCTGAGGTCATCCGGATGCAGGATAGCAACCCATATACGTTCCAGTCTGATGTTTACGGCTATGGAGTAGTTCTGTATGAGCTGATGTCAGGGACCCTGCCTTACTCCAATATCAACAACAGAGACCAG ATAATCTTTATGGTTGGACGTGGTTACTTGTCTCCTGACCTCAGTAAGCTGTATAGTACCTCCCCCAAGTCAATGAAAAGGCTTATTGTTGACTGCCTGAAGTTCAAACGTGATGAGAGGCCCCTGTTTCCACAG ATTCTAGTGGCCATAGAGCAGGTGCAAGACCTGCTGCCGAAAATTGAGCGGAGTCGCTCAGAGCCCTCGCTCCATCGGGCCGTCCATGCTGAGGACCTGAATCCCCTCCTATTCCACACCACCAGGCTGTTGCCCCTCTAA
- the araf gene encoding serine/threonine-protein kinase A-Raf isoform X3: MSSTSSSYSSSGETSPEDTPRGGGTIRVYLPNKQRTVVNVRQGQTVYESLDKALKVRGLSQDCCAVFRLLEGRKRLTDWDTDITPLVGEELLVEVLDDIPLTMHNFVRKTFFKLAYCDFCHKFLFNGFRCQTCGYKFHQHCSSKVPTVCVDMDTVSKRCDANPCTDEYPQILLPENSPSQSNLPLTPEPTGRDLLSPTSAFHFPMPGGEGQSLQRHRSTSTPNVHMVSTVGPVGVSIIEEALKFNNTMGPEPSPKPSTSPPSSLGSPGRKPPKSPSEHKERKPSSSDDKKKVHRGGYRDSSYYWEVHSKEVTIQKRIGAGSFGTVFKGKWHGDVAIKILKVTEPTPEQLQAFKNEMQVLRKTRHVNILLFMGYMTKPNFAIITQWCEGSSLYRHLHVTETKFDTMRRIDVARQTAQGMDYLHAKNIIHRDLKSNNIFLHEGWTVKIGDFGLATVKSRWSGSQQVEQPSGSILWMAPEVIRMQDSNPYTFQSDVYGYGVVLYELMSGTLPYSNINNRDQSSLCQIIFMVGRGYLSPDLSKLYSTSPKSMKRLIVDCLKFKRDERPLFPQILVAIEQVQDLLPKIERSRSEPSLHRAVHAEDLNPLLFHTTRLLPL; the protein is encoded by the exons GTGAATGTTCGCCAAGGACAGACTGTGTACGAGAGTCTAGACAAAGCTCTTAAAGTGAGAGGCCTAAGCCAAGACTGCTGTGCTGTATTTCGTCTTTTGGAAGG TCGTAAGAGACTCACAGACTGGGACACGGACATCACTCCTCTGGTTGGAGAGGAGCTGTTAGTTGAGGTCCTAGATGATATTCCCCTCACCATGCACAACTTT GTACGGAAAACCTTCTTCAAGCTAGCTTACTGTGATTTTTGCCACAAGTTTCTTTTTAATGGCTTCAGATGTCAGACATGTGGATACAAATTTCACCAGCACTGCAGTAGCAAGGTCcctactgtgtgtgtggacatggaCACTGTGAGCAAACG GTGTGATGCTAATCCTTGCACAGATGAGTACCCACAAATACTATTGCCAGAAAATTCCCCATCACAGAGCAATCTACCCTTAACCCCAGAGCCTACTGG GAGGGACCTCTTGTCCCCCACCTCAGCCTTTCACTTCCCCATGCCTGGTGGAGAGGGCCAGTCTCTACAGAGGCATCGCTCCACTTCCACTCCCAATGTTCATATGGTCAGCACAGTGGGCCCTGTTGGTGTCAGCATCATAGAG GAAGCACTAAAATTCAACAACACAATGG GTCCAGAACCCTCACCGAAGCCCTCCACCAGCCCACCCTCTTCTCTTGGCTCTCCAGGTAGAAAACCACCAAAGTCTCCTTCAGAGCACAAGGAGCGTAAGCCATCATCTTCTGACGACAAAAAGAAAGTG CACCGAGGAGGCTACAGAGACTCGAGTTACTACTGGGAGGTCCACTCGAAGGAAGTCACCATTCAGAAGAGAATAGGCGCTGGTTcttttggaacagtttttaagGGCAAGTGGCATGGAGACGTGGCAATCAAGATACTTAAAGTCACCGAACCAACACCTGAGCAGTTGCAGGCCttcaaaaatgaaatgcaggTCTTAAG GAAGACACGCCACGTCAACATCCTGCTGTTCATGGGCTACATGACTAAGCCCAATTTTGCCATCATCACACAATGGTGTGAAGGCAGCAGCCTGTATCGACATCTGCACGTAACAGAAACAAAGTTTGACACTATGCGTCGCATTGATGTGGCCAGACAGACGGCACAGGGCATGGA ttATCTTCATGCGAAGAACATCATTCATCGAGATTTGAAATCAAACA ATATTTTTCTTCATGAGGGCTGGACTGTGAAGATCGGGGACTTTGGCTTGGCAACGGTAAAGTCTAGGTGGAGTGGCTCTCAACAGGTAGAACAACCTAGTGGGTCCATTCTCTGGATG GCTCCTGAGGTCATCCGGATGCAGGATAGCAACCCATATACGTTCCAGTCTGATGTTTACGGCTATGGAGTAGTTCTGTATGAGCTGATGTCAGGGACCCTGCCTTACTCCAATATCAACAACAGAGACCAG TCTTCTCTTTGTCAGATAATCTTTATGGTTGGACGTGGTTACTTGTCTCCTGACCTCAGTAAGCTGTATAGTACCTCCCCCAAGTCAATGAAAAGGCTTATTGTTGACTGCCTGAAGTTCAAACGTGATGAGAGGCCCCTGTTTCCACAG ATTCTAGTGGCCATAGAGCAGGTGCAAGACCTGCTGCCGAAAATTGAGCGGAGTCGCTCAGAGCCCTCGCTCCATCGGGCCGTCCATGCTGAGGACCTGAATCCCCTCCTATTCCACACCACCAGGCTGTTGCCCCTCTAA
- the araf gene encoding serine/threonine-protein kinase A-Raf isoform X4, translating to MSSTSSSYSSSGETSPEDTPRGGGTIRVYLPNKQRTVVNVRQGQTVYESLDKALKVRGLSQDCCAVFRLLEGRKRLTDWDTDITPLVGEELLVEVLDDIPLTMHNFVRKTFFKLAYCDFCHKFLFNGFRCQTCGYKFHQHCSSKVPTVCVDMDTVSKRCDANPCTDEYPQILLPENSPSQSNLPLTPEPTGRDLLSPTSAFHFPMPGGEGQSLQRHRSTSTPNVHMVSTVGPVGVSIIEEALKFNNTMGPEPSPKPSTSPPSSLGSPGRKPPKSPSEHKERKPSSSDDKKKVHRGGYRDSSYYWEVHSKEVTIQKRIGAGSFGTVFKGKWHGDVAIKILKVTEPTPEQLQAFKNEMQVLRKTRHVNILLFMGYMTKPNFAIITQWCEGSSLYRHLHVTETKFDTMRRIDVARQTAQGMDYLHAKNIIHRDLKSNNIFLHEGWTVKIGDFGLATVKSRWSGSQQVEQPSGSILWMAPEVIRMQDSNPYTFQSDVYGYGVVLYELMSGTLPYSNINNRDQIIFMVGRGYLSPDLSKLYSTSPKSMKRLIVDCLKFKRDERPLFPQILVAIEQVQDLLPKIERSRSEPSLHRAVHAEDLNPLLFHTTRLLPL from the exons GTGAATGTTCGCCAAGGACAGACTGTGTACGAGAGTCTAGACAAAGCTCTTAAAGTGAGAGGCCTAAGCCAAGACTGCTGTGCTGTATTTCGTCTTTTGGAAGG TCGTAAGAGACTCACAGACTGGGACACGGACATCACTCCTCTGGTTGGAGAGGAGCTGTTAGTTGAGGTCCTAGATGATATTCCCCTCACCATGCACAACTTT GTACGGAAAACCTTCTTCAAGCTAGCTTACTGTGATTTTTGCCACAAGTTTCTTTTTAATGGCTTCAGATGTCAGACATGTGGATACAAATTTCACCAGCACTGCAGTAGCAAGGTCcctactgtgtgtgtggacatggaCACTGTGAGCAAACG GTGTGATGCTAATCCTTGCACAGATGAGTACCCACAAATACTATTGCCAGAAAATTCCCCATCACAGAGCAATCTACCCTTAACCCCAGAGCCTACTGG GAGGGACCTCTTGTCCCCCACCTCAGCCTTTCACTTCCCCATGCCTGGTGGAGAGGGCCAGTCTCTACAGAGGCATCGCTCCACTTCCACTCCCAATGTTCATATGGTCAGCACAGTGGGCCCTGTTGGTGTCAGCATCATAGAG GAAGCACTAAAATTCAACAACACAATGG GTCCAGAACCCTCACCGAAGCCCTCCACCAGCCCACCCTCTTCTCTTGGCTCTCCAGGTAGAAAACCACCAAAGTCTCCTTCAGAGCACAAGGAGCGTAAGCCATCATCTTCTGACGACAAAAAGAAAGTG CACCGAGGAGGCTACAGAGACTCGAGTTACTACTGGGAGGTCCACTCGAAGGAAGTCACCATTCAGAAGAGAATAGGCGCTGGTTcttttggaacagtttttaagGGCAAGTGGCATGGAGACGTGGCAATCAAGATACTTAAAGTCACCGAACCAACACCTGAGCAGTTGCAGGCCttcaaaaatgaaatgcaggTCTTAAG GAAGACACGCCACGTCAACATCCTGCTGTTCATGGGCTACATGACTAAGCCCAATTTTGCCATCATCACACAATGGTGTGAAGGCAGCAGCCTGTATCGACATCTGCACGTAACAGAAACAAAGTTTGACACTATGCGTCGCATTGATGTGGCCAGACAGACGGCACAGGGCATGGA ttATCTTCATGCGAAGAACATCATTCATCGAGATTTGAAATCAAACA ATATTTTTCTTCATGAGGGCTGGACTGTGAAGATCGGGGACTTTGGCTTGGCAACGGTAAAGTCTAGGTGGAGTGGCTCTCAACAGGTAGAACAACCTAGTGGGTCCATTCTCTGGATG GCTCCTGAGGTCATCCGGATGCAGGATAGCAACCCATATACGTTCCAGTCTGATGTTTACGGCTATGGAGTAGTTCTGTATGAGCTGATGTCAGGGACCCTGCCTTACTCCAATATCAACAACAGAGACCAG ATAATCTTTATGGTTGGACGTGGTTACTTGTCTCCTGACCTCAGTAAGCTGTATAGTACCTCCCCCAAGTCAATGAAAAGGCTTATTGTTGACTGCCTGAAGTTCAAACGTGATGAGAGGCCCCTGTTTCCACAG ATTCTAGTGGCCATAGAGCAGGTGCAAGACCTGCTGCCGAAAATTGAGCGGAGTCGCTCAGAGCCCTCGCTCCATCGGGCCGTCCATGCTGAGGACCTGAATCCCCTCCTATTCCACACCACCAGGCTGTTGCCCCTCTAA